A stretch of Imperialibacter roseus DNA encodes these proteins:
- a CDS encoding aspartate aminotransferase family protein, translating into MHNIQPNLNKTYLKAASAKGVYIYDENGKAYLDGSSGAVTCSLGHSHEKLLPFIKKQLDKLQFVYRSQFASEEAEQLATRLYELSPDKSLTHSFFVNSGTEAIETAMKIAIQYWQENGKPEKTHFTTRKKSYHGITMGALSLSGHALRRQRFEAMLEKYPALSADLENDSLEDQVAEFEKAIDTIGPSKIAAFVAEPMVGAAGTALAPVNEYYACFKAVCDKHEILFIADEVMTGLGRTGTWFGMEHWGTQADIVAVGKSLGAGYAPIAATLMTDKVLAPIKKGSGLIMSGHTYSGHPLSCATALKVLDIVEEDDLLDNVIKKGAYIKSALYDLQKKYPVMQIVRGKGLMMGFELDPAIKGMQAKLIEHCYQNGLLIYPAVGGKEGTDENGVLISPPFTINKSETDELLGKLEQSLKECS; encoded by the coding sequence GTGCACAACATACAACCCAACCTGAACAAGACGTACCTCAAGGCAGCGAGTGCCAAAGGCGTCTACATTTACGATGAAAACGGCAAGGCCTACCTCGATGGATCTTCCGGAGCGGTGACTTGCTCGCTGGGCCATTCCCACGAAAAGCTCCTGCCCTTTATCAAAAAACAACTAGACAAGCTCCAGTTTGTGTACCGGTCGCAGTTCGCCTCAGAGGAAGCCGAGCAGCTGGCCACAAGACTTTACGAACTATCGCCTGACAAGTCACTGACGCACAGCTTTTTCGTCAACAGTGGCACCGAAGCCATTGAAACGGCTATGAAAATCGCCATTCAGTACTGGCAGGAAAACGGCAAGCCTGAAAAGACACATTTCACCACCCGGAAGAAAAGCTACCACGGCATCACCATGGGGGCACTTTCCTTATCGGGCCATGCCCTGAGAAGGCAGCGGTTTGAAGCCATGCTGGAGAAATACCCTGCTTTGTCGGCTGACCTGGAAAACGACTCACTGGAGGATCAGGTAGCCGAATTTGAAAAAGCAATCGACACCATCGGCCCTTCAAAGATTGCTGCTTTTGTCGCCGAGCCTATGGTGGGAGCAGCCGGCACTGCCCTGGCACCGGTAAACGAATACTATGCCTGCTTCAAGGCAGTCTGCGACAAACATGAGATTTTGTTCATCGCCGATGAGGTAATGACAGGCCTGGGAAGAACCGGAACATGGTTTGGCATGGAGCACTGGGGCACTCAGGCCGACATCGTTGCCGTTGGAAAAAGCCTGGGAGCCGGCTATGCGCCCATAGCTGCCACTTTGATGACCGACAAGGTTCTTGCGCCGATAAAAAAAGGAAGCGGGCTCATCATGAGTGGCCACACCTACAGCGGGCACCCGCTCTCCTGCGCCACTGCCCTCAAAGTGCTGGATATCGTAGAAGAAGACGACTTGCTGGACAACGTAATCAAGAAAGGTGCTTACATCAAGTCCGCCCTTTATGACCTCCAAAAGAAATACCCTGTCATGCAAATAGTGCGGGGCAAGGGGCTGATGATGGGTTTCGAATTGGATCCTGCCATCAAAGGAATGCAGGCAAAACTCATTGAGCATTGCTACCAAAACGGCCTGCTGATTTACCCGGCTGTGGGAGGAAAAGAAGGAACGGATGAAAACGGCGTGTTGATTTCACCACCATTTACCATCAACAAAAGCGAAACCGATGAACTCCTCGGCAAGCTGGAGCAATCACTAAAAGAATGCAGCTAA
- a CDS encoding CehA/McbA family metallohydrolase: MEKRLHLLLLFGLLSFSPLLGQRPWVLSQIDIPHPYYYREMYVPQLTTGPSSATWSPDGTSLIYSMAGSLWQQKIDETTAIQITDGPGYDYQPDWSPDGNSVVFVRYDNDAMELHLLDLSTGKITKLTEGSAVNIDPRFSPDGSQIAFVSTKETGNFRIWIGSLNNNRLAAKPLSPERTTAIPRYYYGQPDHQLSPSWSPDGKSLVFVTNPDVLHGSGNIYRTEVNNYNPVLLREEETNWRASPDWSPDGKRIIYSSYLGQQWHQLWMTPADEKGYPIAMGYGDFDATHARWSPDGSKIAYITNEQGNTELYLMDWLTSKKWSLLINEKKYIHPTATIIIKTYNDSKQPTPARLTVMVGDKSFAPDDAWMHGNETFDRSKQKFETYYFHSPGEVKVTVPVGEVKITAWKGFRKANDATIAVKAGEEKEIAFSWAPSTIPSYHGTWKSADVHVHMNYGGHYRNTPAHLAMQAKAEDLDIVYNLVVNKEQRIPDIEYFSVDPDNASEEQTLIMHGQEYHTSFWGHTGLLGMSSNYLLPGYVGYTHTGTESPYPSNTVVADIAHDQNGIVGYVHPFETEPDLSKPTSFSLPVDVALGKVDYYETVGYSDHHISAGVWYKLMNCGFRLAPVGGTDAMANYASLRGPVGLTRAFVKMEKGDERLLHEKFIDGIRKGKTFASNGPLLGFSLDNQGPGGDITLAKKGKLSYKGFVRSSVPIDKLEIIQNGKVVKTIALTGDRTTADFTGTLNISNSSWVLLRAYSAPNPEVLDIYPYATTNAVFVNVGGQPIHSAEDADYFLTWIDRIEEAAAAVTTWNTEAEKTRVLKDIKEARKIFEERK, translated from the coding sequence ATGGAAAAACGCCTGCACCTCCTTTTGCTTTTTGGCCTGCTTTCATTCTCTCCTCTATTGGGGCAAAGGCCATGGGTGTTGAGCCAAATCGACATCCCCCACCCTTACTATTACCGGGAAATGTATGTGCCGCAGCTCACCACAGGCCCCTCTTCTGCCACCTGGTCACCCGATGGCACCAGCCTGATCTACTCCATGGCTGGCAGCTTGTGGCAGCAAAAAATAGATGAAACCACTGCCATCCAAATCACAGACGGGCCTGGCTACGACTACCAGCCCGACTGGTCGCCGGACGGAAACAGCGTCGTGTTTGTTCGGTACGATAACGATGCGATGGAGCTTCACCTGCTGGACTTGTCTACTGGCAAAATCACCAAGCTTACAGAAGGCAGCGCCGTCAATATCGACCCTCGATTTTCCCCTGATGGCTCGCAAATAGCTTTTGTTTCCACCAAGGAAACCGGCAACTTCCGCATTTGGATAGGGAGCCTGAACAACAATAGACTGGCAGCTAAACCTCTTTCTCCGGAGCGCACCACCGCCATTCCCCGCTACTACTATGGCCAGCCCGATCACCAACTGAGTCCCTCCTGGTCGCCCGATGGCAAGTCGCTGGTGTTCGTGACCAACCCCGACGTGCTGCACGGCTCAGGCAATATTTATAGAACCGAAGTAAACAACTACAACCCTGTTTTGCTACGGGAGGAAGAAACGAACTGGCGTGCCAGCCCCGACTGGTCGCCCGATGGCAAGCGCATTATTTACTCGTCTTACCTCGGCCAGCAGTGGCACCAGCTCTGGATGACTCCGGCCGATGAAAAAGGCTACCCCATTGCCATGGGATACGGCGATTTCGACGCCACTCATGCCCGATGGTCACCCGACGGAAGCAAGATCGCCTACATAACCAATGAACAAGGCAACACGGAACTCTACCTGATGGATTGGCTTACCAGTAAAAAGTGGTCATTGCTGATCAATGAAAAGAAGTACATCCACCCAACGGCAACTATTATTATAAAAACCTATAATGATAGCAAGCAACCGACTCCGGCCCGACTGACTGTGATGGTGGGTGACAAAAGCTTCGCACCTGATGATGCATGGATGCATGGCAACGAGACCTTTGACCGAAGCAAACAAAAATTTGAAACCTACTATTTCCATTCTCCAGGAGAAGTGAAAGTGACGGTGCCTGTCGGTGAGGTAAAAATTACCGCCTGGAAAGGCTTCCGAAAGGCAAATGATGCTACCATCGCAGTGAAAGCAGGTGAGGAAAAAGAGATTGCTTTTTCATGGGCTCCCTCCACCATTCCGTCGTACCACGGCACCTGGAAGTCAGCCGATGTGCATGTGCATATGAACTACGGCGGGCACTACCGCAATACGCCAGCACACCTGGCCATGCAGGCTAAAGCAGAAGACCTGGACATCGTATACAACCTTGTGGTGAACAAAGAACAGCGCATTCCGGATATTGAATATTTTTCTGTGGATCCTGACAATGCTTCAGAAGAACAGACCCTGATTATGCATGGTCAAGAGTACCACACCAGCTTTTGGGGGCATACTGGTCTGCTGGGCATGTCGTCCAATTATCTTCTTCCAGGGTACGTCGGCTATACCCATACAGGCACCGAAAGCCCTTACCCCTCCAACACTGTGGTGGCCGACATCGCACATGACCAAAACGGCATTGTGGGCTACGTGCATCCTTTTGAAACCGAACCTGACCTCAGCAAGCCCACGAGCTTTTCCTTGCCTGTAGATGTAGCACTGGGCAAAGTGGACTACTATGAGACGGTAGGGTATAGCGATCATCATATTTCCGCCGGGGTATGGTACAAGCTGATGAACTGTGGCTTTCGGCTGGCTCCTGTTGGCGGCACCGACGCCATGGCCAATTACGCCTCGTTACGGGGGCCTGTTGGTCTGACACGAGCGTTTGTGAAAATGGAGAAAGGCGATGAACGGCTACTCCATGAGAAATTCATTGATGGCATCAGGAAAGGGAAGACTTTCGCCAGCAATGGGCCCCTCCTTGGGTTTAGTCTTGATAACCAGGGCCCTGGCGGAGACATAACGCTTGCGAAAAAAGGGAAGCTCAGCTACAAAGGCTTTGTTCGCTCCTCTGTGCCTATCGACAAGCTGGAAATTATTCAAAATGGGAAGGTGGTGAAAACCATTGCGTTAACCGGCGACCGTACCACTGCTGATTTCACAGGAACCTTGAATATTTCCAACAGTTCCTGGGTGCTTCTCAGGGCTTACAGTGCACCCAATCCTGAAGTCCTCGATATCTATCCTTATGCCACTACCAATGCGGTGTTTGTAAACGTAGGTGGGCAACCCATACATTCGGCTGAAGACGCTGATTACTTTCTCACCTGGATTGATCGGATTGAAGAAGCAGCTGCGGCTGTTACTACGTGGAATACGGAAGCTGAAAAAACCAGGGTACTTAAGGATATCAAAGAGGCTAGAAAGATATTTGAAGAGCGTAAGTGA
- a CDS encoding DUF3124 domain-containing protein, translating to MGFSNRATSPIKTFARHLLLAATLSVALFACKEPEPTSSVKPVNWKERFIELNESDSLVTGSTYLSVYSQIYSRSESRTHDLTSTISMRNTSLTDSIYMLKADYYNTHGELLRTYFKNPIFISPMETIEIVIDEVDNEGGTGANFIFDWAVRDETHKPLFEAVMISTSGQQGISFTTQGVSIE from the coding sequence ATGGGCTTTTCAAATCGGGCAACATCACCAATTAAGACATTTGCACGCCACCTGCTCCTGGCAGCGACTTTAAGTGTTGCACTTTTCGCCTGCAAAGAACCTGAGCCAACAAGTTCGGTGAAACCTGTAAACTGGAAAGAAAGGTTCATAGAACTGAATGAGTCCGACTCCCTGGTTACCGGATCAACCTACCTGTCGGTTTACTCACAAATTTACAGCCGGTCGGAAAGCCGAACGCATGATCTGACGTCCACCATCAGTATGCGGAATACCAGCCTTACCGATTCTATCTACATGCTGAAAGCTGACTATTACAACACACATGGCGAGCTGCTCAGAACATACTTTAAGAATCCGATATTCATCAGCCCAATGGAAACGATAGAAATAGTGATTGATGAAGTAGACAATGAAGGAGGCACTGGGGCCAACTTCATCTTCGACTGGGCGGTAAGAGATGAAACTCACAAGCCACTGTTTGAAGCGGTGATGATATCAACTTCTGGCCAGCAAGGCATTTCTTTTACTACGCAGGGTGTAAGCATTGAGTAA
- a CDS encoding potassium channel family protein — translation MSELKTINHVNKQLRNLIISFFLFLFSLGVGLVGFTVIEELDFVNALYMTIITVGTVGFTEVKELSAAGRVFTSIYILMNLGIFAYVVSVISSYIFEGKLKSIVKSYRSGMEISKLKNHVIVCGYGRNGARSSEELKKSKEQFVIIEKDPNMVNVIPDEMKLFIGDATEDENLRTVGIERARAIIITTPNDASNVFITLTARALNEKIRIIARASNIETENKLYRAGANNVILPDLLGGMFMAQLVTKPIVIEFLNLLNGVSGMSYHLEEVGYEHLKSEYRDKTLRQLDISATTGVIVVGVKDNVKGLIPGPSADTFIGENDYLIVLGSNVILKKFFDVYTTLNYDKM, via the coding sequence ATGTCAGAACTGAAGACCATCAATCATGTAAACAAGCAGCTTAGGAATCTCATCATTTCGTTCTTCCTTTTCCTTTTCAGTTTGGGTGTGGGTTTAGTCGGTTTCACGGTGATCGAGGAACTGGATTTTGTGAATGCTCTCTACATGACCATCATCACTGTGGGCACCGTTGGCTTCACGGAGGTAAAGGAGTTGAGTGCTGCAGGCAGGGTGTTCACCTCCATCTATATTTTAATGAATCTGGGTATTTTCGCCTATGTGGTGTCAGTGATATCCAGCTACATATTTGAAGGAAAACTAAAATCAATTGTTAAAAGCTATCGCTCGGGTATGGAAATAAGTAAGCTGAAGAACCATGTGATTGTGTGTGGCTATGGAAGGAATGGCGCCCGCTCTAGTGAAGAGTTGAAAAAGAGCAAAGAGCAGTTTGTCATCATCGAGAAAGACCCCAATATGGTGAATGTCATTCCAGATGAGATGAAATTGTTCATCGGGGATGCCACGGAAGATGAGAACCTGCGGACGGTGGGGATTGAACGAGCCAGGGCCATTATTATTACCACACCCAACGATGCTTCCAACGTTTTCATCACGCTGACGGCCAGAGCACTTAACGAAAAAATCAGGATCATTGCAAGGGCTTCTAACATTGAAACGGAAAATAAGCTGTATAGGGCCGGTGCCAACAATGTCATTCTTCCCGACTTGCTCGGAGGCATGTTCATGGCCCAGCTCGTCACCAAGCCGATTGTTATCGAATTCCTAAACTTGCTCAATGGTGTGTCAGGGATGAGCTACCATTTGGAGGAAGTGGGCTACGAGCATCTGAAGTCGGAGTATAGGGACAAGACCCTGAGACAGCTGGATATTTCGGCCACGACTGGCGTGATTGTGGTGGGAGTGAAGGACAACGTGAAGGGGCTTATCCCCGGACCATCCGCCGATACCTTTATCGGCGAAAATGACTACCTGATTGTGCTGGGTTCCAATGTCATTCTCAAAAAATTCTTCGATGTCTACACCACTCTCAACTACGACAAAATGTAG
- a CDS encoding DUF6265 family protein — MKTTITTIICLFFLTPYVSAGNEPTPFNINDYAWLSGRWTGDGFGGTSEEIWSPPSADGTMMGVYRHHNADGSLNFYEFMVLDKTGLRLKHFTPELVGWETKENYLTFEMITFSKDKIELKGLVFERKSDNQMDIKLRLKRGDSVETEVFQMKKSE, encoded by the coding sequence ATGAAAACAACTATCACAACGATCATCTGCCTTTTCTTTCTCACGCCTTACGTTTCCGCAGGCAACGAGCCGACACCTTTCAACATCAACGACTACGCCTGGCTTTCCGGCCGCTGGACAGGTGACGGCTTTGGAGGGACGTCCGAAGAAATATGGTCGCCACCTTCGGCTGACGGCACCATGATGGGCGTGTACCGACACCACAATGCCGATGGCAGCCTCAACTTCTACGAGTTTATGGTGCTGGACAAAACGGGGCTCCGCCTCAAGCACTTTACGCCTGAGTTGGTCGGTTGGGAAACAAAAGAAAACTATCTCACTTTTGAAATGATAACATTTTCCAAAGACAAAATCGAGCTGAAGGGCCTGGTGTTCGAAAGGAAATCCGACAACCAGATGGACATCAAGCTTCGGTTAAAAAGAGGGGACAGTGTGGAAACAGAAGTCTTTCAGATGAAAAAAAGTGAATAA
- a CDS encoding sulfatase family protein: protein MKNSFLIILSILLAISCTPESQPAKEVPAVKQPNVLFLIADDWSYPHAGIYGDPVVRTPTFDRIAREGALFQNAYTAAPSCSPSRAAILTGRFPHQLESAGNLWSVFPKKFANWVTILGENGYFTGKTRKGWGPGDFKAGGYTDNPAGKDFASFEEFFAQKPAGTPFSFWFGSTDPHRDYVPNTGVQTGMSLNDVIVPAFLPDLPCVRNDILDYYFEVERFDRESGRILKMLEEAGELDNTIVVMTSDNGMPFPRAKANLYEYGAHMPLAMRFPSKIAEGTVITEFTNAVDFAPTFVEAAGLDASMFTTGSSLWPLLAGGTDSKDRSRGYSERERHANVRAGDLSYPSRSVRTEQYLYIKNFMPDRWPAGDPTTHQSVGQYGDVDNSITKYLIMAMEGKAAETTPDYFNLTFAKRQPEELYDIKKDPFQLHNLALDPEYRSTMSSLQADLQQWMESTGDLRATDPLTIYWDTVLYTPNYQFHDFDLAEGIEGYAIARPFTKEEIPCLE from the coding sequence GTGAAAAACTCTTTCCTGATTATCCTTTCAATCCTCCTCGCCATTAGCTGCACACCTGAATCGCAGCCTGCCAAAGAGGTGCCTGCCGTTAAGCAACCCAACGTCCTGTTCCTGATTGCCGACGACTGGTCGTACCCCCACGCCGGTATTTACGGCGACCCTGTGGTGCGCACCCCTACTTTCGACCGCATCGCCAGGGAAGGTGCCTTGTTTCAAAATGCTTACACCGCAGCGCCCAGCTGCTCGCCATCCAGAGCGGCCATATTAACTGGTCGCTTTCCGCACCAGCTGGAGTCAGCTGGCAACCTGTGGTCGGTGTTTCCGAAAAAGTTTGCCAACTGGGTCACCATCCTGGGAGAAAACGGCTACTTCACGGGCAAAACCAGGAAAGGCTGGGGCCCCGGTGACTTCAAAGCAGGCGGTTATACCGACAACCCGGCTGGAAAAGACTTTGCCTCCTTTGAGGAATTCTTTGCGCAGAAGCCTGCTGGAACCCCGTTCTCCTTTTGGTTTGGCAGCACCGATCCACACCGGGACTACGTGCCCAACACGGGCGTTCAAACTGGTATGTCGCTGAACGACGTGATTGTGCCAGCCTTTCTACCCGACCTGCCCTGCGTGAGAAACGATATCCTTGATTATTACTTCGAAGTGGAACGGTTCGACAGGGAAAGTGGCCGCATCCTCAAAATGCTGGAAGAAGCCGGTGAGCTGGACAATACCATTGTGGTGATGACGAGTGACAACGGCATGCCTTTTCCCCGAGCCAAAGCAAACTTGTATGAATATGGTGCTCACATGCCGCTGGCCATGCGCTTTCCTTCCAAAATAGCTGAGGGAACGGTGATAACGGAGTTCACGAACGCTGTGGATTTTGCGCCCACCTTCGTGGAAGCTGCTGGATTGGACGCCAGCATGTTCACAACAGGCAGTAGCTTGTGGCCACTGTTGGCTGGTGGTACTGATAGCAAGGACAGAAGTCGGGGATATTCGGAAAGAGAGCGCCATGCCAACGTGCGGGCTGGCGACCTCAGCTACCCCAGCCGCAGCGTGAGAACGGAGCAATACCTTTACATCAAAAACTTCATGCCCGACAGATGGCCTGCGGGTGATCCGACTACCCATCAATCGGTGGGGCAATATGGCGATGTAGACAATTCCATCACTAAATACCTGATCATGGCGATGGAGGGTAAAGCTGCGGAAACCACGCCCGACTATTTCAACCTGACCTTTGCGAAGCGGCAGCCGGAAGAGCTCTACGACATCAAAAAAGACCCCTTCCAACTGCACAACCTTGCACTTGACCCGGAGTACCGATCGACCATGAGCAGCCTGCAGGCTGACCTTCAGCAATGGATGGAGTCCACCGGCGACTTGAGAGCAACAGATCCATTGACGATCTATTGGGACACCGTGCTTTACACGCCCAATTACCAGTTCCATGATTTTGATCTGGCTGAAGGCATCGAAGGTTATGCCATCGCTCGTCCGTTTACTAAAGAGGAGATTCCCTGTCTGGAGTAG
- a CDS encoding DEAD/DEAH box helicase, whose translation MNSFRELNLSNPLLNALDDLGFARPTPIQEEAFPVVLSGKNVVGIAQTGTGKTLAYMLPLLRELKFSKQVHPRILILVPTRELVLQVVEQVNTYAKYMNVRVMGVYGGTNIKTQALAVAQGMDILVATPGRIYDLAISKAVQLKEIKKLVIDEVDVMLDLGFRFQLTNLFELIPERRQNIMFSATMTDEVEELINDSFIAPVKISIAISGARLETIEQTAYRVPNFHTKANLLSHLLRDKDTFQKVLVFVTGKKNADLLYDLLEDPYAPEMGIIHTDKSQNNRIKAIEDFDSGKNRILIATDVMARGLDLATVSHVVSFDTPNFPENYIHRIGRTGRMEEKGNAILFFTDREEEYKLAIEVLMLHEIPLLEMPEGIEISHQLLPEERAKSGDNKNPHRNAKKDLAGPSFHEKIAKNKKVNLGGSYKREIVLKYTKPKTRGDKFKNNKKK comes from the coding sequence ATGAATTCCTTCAGAGAACTCAACCTGTCCAATCCCCTCCTCAATGCCCTCGATGACCTGGGCTTTGCCCGGCCTACTCCGATTCAGGAAGAGGCCTTTCCCGTCGTCCTCTCCGGTAAAAATGTGGTGGGCATTGCACAAACCGGTACGGGCAAAACCCTGGCCTATATGCTGCCGTTGCTGAGGGAGCTGAAGTTTTCGAAACAGGTGCATCCCCGCATCTTAATCCTCGTGCCCACCAGGGAGCTGGTGCTGCAGGTGGTGGAGCAGGTAAACACCTACGCCAAATACATGAACGTGCGGGTGATGGGTGTATACGGCGGCACCAATATCAAAACCCAGGCGCTGGCAGTAGCCCAGGGTATGGACATCCTGGTGGCCACCCCCGGCCGCATCTACGACCTGGCCATCAGCAAGGCAGTGCAGCTCAAAGAAATCAAAAAGCTGGTAATCGACGAAGTGGACGTGATGCTCGACCTGGGCTTCCGTTTTCAGCTTACCAACCTGTTTGAGCTCATCCCCGAACGGCGCCAAAACATCATGTTTTCCGCCACTATGACCGACGAAGTGGAGGAGCTCATCAACGACAGCTTCATTGCTCCGGTCAAAATATCTATTGCCATCAGCGGTGCCCGCCTCGAAACCATCGAGCAAACAGCCTACCGGGTGCCCAACTTCCACACCAAGGCCAACCTGCTGAGTCACCTGCTGCGGGACAAAGACACCTTCCAGAAAGTGCTGGTGTTCGTTACCGGCAAAAAGAACGCAGACCTCCTCTACGACCTGCTGGAAGACCCCTACGCACCGGAAATGGGCATCATCCACACCGATAAGTCGCAGAACAACCGGATCAAGGCCATTGAGGACTTCGACAGCGGAAAAAACCGCATCCTTATCGCCACCGACGTCATGGCACGTGGGTTGGACCTGGCCACCGTGAGCCATGTGGTGAGCTTTGACACGCCCAATTTCCCCGAAAACTATATCCACCGTATTGGCCGTACCGGCCGGATGGAAGAAAAAGGCAACGCCATCCTTTTCTTCACCGACAGAGAGGAAGAGTACAAGCTGGCCATTGAGGTGCTGATGCTGCATGAGATACCGCTACTGGAAATGCCGGAAGGCATTGAAATTTCGCACCAGCTGTTGCCCGAAGAAAGGGCCAAAAGCGGCGACAACAAGAACCCACACCGGAATGCCAAGAAAGACCTGGCCGGGCCGAGCTTTCACGAAAAGATAGCCAAGAACAAGAAGGTGAACCTGGGCGGCTCTTACAAAAGGGAGATCGTGCTGAAATACACGAAGCCGAAGACCAGGGGCGATAAATTTAAAAATAATAAGAAGAAGTAG
- a CDS encoding reverse transcriptase domain-containing protein: protein MKQTLLDQIASKHNLLNAWGKLNKLNKSSHGLSGETIRTFSDNIEDKISSISKKLLSGKYYFSKTRAVAIPKSNGKVRPLQVPEVSDRLVIKSIAIELENIFTPLLKTSSGISFAYQKNTGIRDAIERIKEIHNAGNNYVLEADIIDFYGSVNKDSLLKLQILPQLPDDSINDLIMSSLSQEVGGLELIKKEDRKYFENLNSGIPQGNALSPLFSNIYLSPFDLEMSAKGYALVRYADDFVVLCDNQDKCQQSYIDCQVILKKLNLEIHPIDDKTKTKIINLSGEYFTFLSITYDGKQFYPSRENVDRLKSKIRDICNGKIQYTVLSLLEKIYNVFDGWVSAYFYTSIDRYKKEIDYYLSRQLYLALRKFNWRFTKTAIGKVPRNFRNKGESGDCLSTAQRKNSGIPLLMELVRSKRGE, encoded by the coding sequence ATGAAACAAACTCTGCTTGACCAAATAGCTAGTAAACACAATCTACTAAATGCGTGGGGCAAACTCAACAAACTTAACAAGTCCTCCCATGGCTTATCTGGAGAGACAATTCGTACTTTTTCAGACAACATTGAAGACAAAATTTCTTCTATTTCAAAAAAGCTTCTTTCAGGCAAATACTACTTTTCAAAAACAAGAGCTGTTGCAATTCCCAAATCAAATGGAAAAGTGAGGCCGTTACAGGTACCTGAAGTATCAGATCGCCTAGTAATAAAATCTATAGCAATCGAACTAGAGAATATATTCACACCACTACTGAAAACCAGTAGTGGAATTAGTTTCGCATACCAAAAGAATACCGGAATTCGGGATGCCATTGAACGAATAAAGGAAATACACAACGCTGGCAATAATTATGTCTTAGAGGCTGATATAATTGACTTTTATGGCTCTGTAAATAAAGACTCCCTATTAAAGCTTCAAATATTACCCCAACTTCCTGATGATTCTATCAATGATTTAATTATGTCTTCCCTCAGTCAAGAGGTTGGAGGATTAGAATTGATTAAAAAGGAAGATCGAAAATACTTCGAAAACCTTAATTCTGGAATTCCTCAGGGAAATGCACTTTCTCCATTGTTTTCGAATATATATCTGTCTCCCTTTGATCTTGAAATGAGTGCTAAAGGCTATGCCCTCGTCAGATATGCAGATGATTTTGTGGTACTTTGCGACAATCAGGACAAATGCCAACAATCATATATTGATTGTCAAGTAATACTCAAAAAATTGAATCTGGAAATTCATCCGATAGATGATAAAACAAAAACAAAAATCATCAACCTGTCTGGTGAGTACTTTACATTTCTATCGATTACATACGACGGCAAACAATTCTACCCTTCACGTGAAAATGTTGACCGTTTAAAAAGCAAGATTAGGGATATCTGCAATGGAAAAATTCAGTATACAGTTCTTTCACTATTAGAAAAAATTTACAATGTTTTCGATGGCTGGGTTTCGGCATACTTTTACACAAGTATTGATCGATATAAAAAGGAAATTGATTATTACTTAAGTAGACAGCTATACCTCGCTCTCAGAAAGTTTAACTGGCGATTTACCAAAACAGCCATTGGTAAAGTTCCTAGGAACTTCAGAAATAAAGGAGAAAGCGGCGACTGTCTGTCAACCGCTCAGAGAAAAAATTCAGGAATTCCTTTGTTAATGGAGCTCGTGCGTTCCAAAAGAGGGGAATGA
- a CDS encoding HigA family addiction module antitoxin — MMDTTEKLPNIHPGEVLAEEFLSPLGISAYKLSKDIQVPQNWISEILKGNRRITANTALRLSRYFGTTAKFWLGLQDYYDLEEETANISGELQSIKQASTTEGSL, encoded by the coding sequence ATGATGGACACAACAGAAAAACTACCCAATATTCACCCCGGAGAGGTGCTGGCAGAAGAGTTTCTGTCGCCTTTGGGCATTAGTGCCTATAAACTCTCCAAAGACATTCAGGTGCCTCAAAACTGGATCAGTGAGATCCTGAAAGGAAACCGGCGAATTACCGCAAATACAGCTTTGCGATTGAGCCGGTACTTTGGCACCACCGCCAAGTTTTGGCTCGGTCTGCAGGACTACTATGACCTGGAGGAAGAGACGGCGAATATTTCAGGTGAATTGCAGTCTATCAAACAAGCGTCAACGACTGAAGGCTCCTTATAG